Proteins encoded by one window of Paenibacillus urinalis:
- the ftsZ gene encoding cell division protein FtsZ, translating to MLEFDFEMESLAQIKVIGVGGGGSNAVNRMIENGVQGVEFITVNTDAQALHLARSEHKLQIGDKLTRGLGAGANPEVGKKAAEESRDLIANTLKGADMVFVTAGMGGGTGTGAAPVIAEIAKECGALTVGVVTRPFTFEGRKRSNQAEHGIEALKEKVDTLIVIPNDRLLEIVDKKTPMLEAFREADNVLRQAVQGISDLIAVPGLINLDFADVKTIMTERGSALMGIGMATGENRAAEAARKAIMSPLLETSIEGARGVIMNITGGANLSLYEVNEAAEIVTSASDPEVNMIFGAIIDENLKEEIKVTVIATGFENKPAATAPPVRKPAQPEVQENRSSNLKPFGNQPSSDQLDIPTFLRNRTRNNGNNNE from the coding sequence ATGTTGGAATTTGATTTCGAGATGGAGAGCTTGGCTCAGATAAAAGTAATAGGTGTCGGTGGCGGCGGAAGCAACGCTGTGAACCGAATGATTGAGAACGGTGTGCAGGGAGTCGAATTCATTACGGTCAACACAGATGCTCAAGCATTGCATCTTGCCCGTTCTGAACACAAACTGCAAATCGGCGATAAGCTGACAAGAGGGCTTGGTGCGGGTGCTAATCCTGAAGTTGGTAAGAAGGCAGCCGAGGAATCTCGTGACCTTATCGCTAACACGCTCAAAGGCGCGGATATGGTATTCGTGACAGCAGGTATGGGCGGAGGCACAGGAACGGGTGCAGCTCCTGTGATCGCTGAGATCGCCAAAGAATGTGGAGCACTAACTGTGGGTGTCGTTACTCGCCCGTTTACGTTTGAAGGACGCAAGCGTTCGAATCAAGCAGAGCACGGTATAGAGGCGTTGAAAGAAAAAGTAGACACACTGATCGTTATTCCTAATGATCGTTTGCTCGAAATTGTGGATAAGAAGACTCCGATGCTGGAAGCCTTCCGTGAAGCAGACAACGTTCTTCGTCAAGCGGTACAAGGTATTTCCGACCTTATCGCTGTTCCTGGATTGATTAACCTTGACTTTGCTGACGTGAAGACGATTATGACGGAGCGCGGTTCCGCCTTGATGGGGATCGGGATGGCAACAGGTGAGAACAGAGCAGCTGAGGCTGCCCGTAAAGCCATCATGAGTCCGCTGCTTGAAACTTCCATTGAAGGAGCTCGCGGTGTAATCATGAACATAACAGGTGGTGCTAACCTGTCACTATACGAAGTGAATGAAGCAGCTGAGATTGTAACCTCTGCATCAGACCCAGAAGTGAACATGATTTTTGGTGCCATTATTGATGAGAATTTGAAGGAAGAAATTAAGGTTACGGTGATTGCGACAGGATTCGAGAATAAGCCTGCTGCAACTGCACCACCGGTACGCAAGCCTGCTCAACCGGAAGTGCAGGAGAATCGTTCTTCTAACCTGAAGCCATTTGGCAATCAGCCTAGCTCTGATCAATTGGATATTCCGACGTTCTTGCGGAATCGCACCAGAAACAACGGCAATAATAACGAATAA
- the sigE gene encoding RNA polymerase sporulation sigma factor SigE produces the protein MLVKWKLAAQLQYYRFLFLFGLKSEEIYYIGGSEALPPPLTREEEDYLLQKLKTGDPAIRAMLIERNIRLVVYIARKFENTGINIEDLISIGAIGLIKAVNTFDPEKKIKLATYASRCIENEILMYLRRNSKIRTEVSFDEPLNIDWDGNELLLSDVLGTENDTIYRNIEEQVDRKLLHKALDKLTDRERMIMELRFGLQDGEEKTQKDVADMLGISQSYISRLEKRIIKRLRKEFNKMV, from the coding sequence ATGCTTGTGAAATGGAAGCTCGCCGCACAGCTGCAGTATTACCGGTTCCTGTTTTTGTTCGGGCTGAAGAGTGAGGAGATTTATTATATTGGGGGGAGTGAAGCACTCCCGCCGCCGCTTACCCGGGAAGAAGAAGACTATTTGCTGCAAAAGCTAAAGACAGGTGACCCAGCCATCCGGGCGATGCTAATCGAGCGCAACATTCGGCTTGTCGTCTATATTGCCCGCAAATTCGAGAACACGGGCATTAACATCGAAGATCTGATCTCCATTGGCGCCATCGGTTTAATTAAAGCCGTGAACACGTTTGATCCGGAGAAAAAAATCAAGCTGGCTACCTATGCGTCCCGTTGTATCGAGAATGAAATCCTGATGTATCTTCGCCGCAACAGCAAAATACGAACCGAGGTTTCTTTTGATGAGCCGCTGAACATTGATTGGGATGGCAATGAGCTGCTCTTGTCCGACGTGCTTGGTACGGAGAATGATACGATCTATCGCAACATTGAAGAACAGGTCGATCGCAAGCTGCTGCACAAAGCATTAGACAAGCTGACGGATCGGGAACGGATGATCATGGAGCTTCGTTTCGGTCTTCAGGATGGGGAAGAGAAGACGCAAAAAGATGTCGCGGACATGCTGGGTATCTCCCAGTCTTACATCTCCAGACTAGAGAAGCGTATCATCAAGCGACTGCGCAAGGAGTTCAACAAAATGGTGTAA
- the sigG gene encoding RNA polymerase sporulation sigma factor SigG: MTRNKVEICGVDTSKLPVLTNVEMRELFTNLQQNNERSAREKLVNGNLRLVLSVIQRFNNRGEFVDDLFQVGCIGLMKAIDNFDLSQNVKFSTYAVPMIIGEIRRYLRDNNPIRVSRSLRDIAYKALQVRDALTNMNSREPTIFEISEVLNVPKEDVVFALDAIQDPVSLFEPIYHDGGDPIYVMDQISDDKNKDVSWIEEIALREAMQRLGQREKMILSMRFFEGKTQMEVADEIGISQAQVSRLEKSAIQQMQKHVKT; the protein is encoded by the coding sequence ATGACCCGTAATAAAGTCGAGATTTGTGGCGTGGATACGTCGAAACTGCCGGTCCTAACCAACGTAGAAATGCGTGAGTTATTTACGAATCTTCAGCAAAATAATGAGCGCTCAGCTAGAGAGAAATTAGTGAATGGGAACCTGCGCCTCGTGCTCAGCGTCATTCAACGTTTCAATAACCGGGGAGAATTCGTTGACGATTTGTTCCAGGTTGGCTGTATTGGCCTCATGAAAGCCATTGATAACTTTGATTTGTCTCAGAATGTGAAGTTCTCCACCTATGCAGTACCGATGATTATCGGTGAAATTCGAAGATACCTGCGGGATAACAACCCGATTCGAGTTTCCAGATCCCTCCGGGATATTGCATATAAAGCATTGCAGGTCAGGGATGCGCTGACCAATATGAACTCTCGCGAGCCGACCATCTTTGAGATTTCCGAAGTGCTTAATGTGCCTAAAGAGGATGTTGTATTCGCGCTTGACGCGATTCAGGACCCCGTGTCCTTGTTTGAGCCGATATATCATGACGGCGGTGACCCGATCTACGTGATGGACCAGATCAGTGATGATAAGAACAAGGATGTGTCGTGGATTGAGGAGATCGCACTTAGAGAAGCAATGCAGCGGCTTGGGCAGCGAGAAAAAATGATTCTATCCATGCGCTTTTTTGAAGGAAAGACCCAGATGGAAGTGGCTGATGAGATCGGTATTTCCCAGGCGCAGGTATCGAGACTTGAGAAATCAGCCATTCAGCAAATGCAAAAGCATGTTAAAACCTAA
- the spoIIGA gene encoding sigma-E processing peptidase SpoIIGA encodes MVVYIDLIFLTNLLIDWVLLFLTAWMQRQRPKWWRMVIAAVIGALYVVMMFVPELTFLYTFLIKFGLSLLMIWTAFGFHSLQSFMKTIGSFYVINFVAAGGILGVHYLLQSSGELFNGILFTTTGGVSFELQVGFWFMFIVFFSVLFIFRAVHKNKRKADQMTAFFGEVSVRIGEVEVSCTGLVDTGNQLTDPLTRTPVMVMEAALWDSYLPENWKGRISQVPADQLVMELSDGFQWQDRLRLVPFRGINKGTSFMLALKPDSVMIKMNGTCYTPARTLIGLDGGTLSSEGKYRAIIHPEYVQDPIIKPSASQSEKPLNVV; translated from the coding sequence CTGGTTGTATACATCGACTTGATTTTTCTGACCAACCTGCTGATTGACTGGGTCTTGTTATTCTTAACAGCTTGGATGCAGCGCCAGAGGCCAAAGTGGTGGCGAATGGTTATTGCAGCGGTTATTGGAGCGTTATATGTGGTCATGATGTTCGTACCCGAACTTACCTTTTTGTACACCTTTCTCATCAAGTTCGGCTTGTCATTATTGATGATTTGGACCGCCTTCGGATTTCATAGCCTGCAGAGCTTTATGAAGACGATCGGCTCCTTTTACGTCATCAATTTTGTGGCTGCAGGCGGTATACTCGGAGTGCATTATTTACTCCAAAGCTCAGGTGAGTTGTTCAACGGAATATTATTCACAACAACGGGAGGCGTGTCGTTTGAACTGCAAGTAGGGTTCTGGTTTATGTTTATTGTCTTCTTTAGTGTTCTATTCATCTTTAGAGCGGTTCATAAGAACAAGAGGAAAGCAGATCAAATGACAGCGTTCTTCGGTGAAGTGAGCGTACGTATTGGAGAAGTGGAAGTGAGCTGCACTGGACTAGTGGATACAGGCAACCAGCTCACAGATCCGTTGACCCGCACGCCAGTCATGGTCATGGAAGCCGCATTATGGGATTCCTACCTGCCTGAGAACTGGAAAGGAAGGATCTCTCAGGTACCCGCTGATCAGCTTGTTATGGAGCTTAGCGATGGCTTCCAATGGCAGGATCGATTAAGGCTTGTCCCCTTCCGGGGAATCAACAAAGGAACGTCGTTTATGCTTGCATTGAAACCCGACTCGGTCATGATCAAGATGAATGGGACGTGCTATACGCCGGCTCGCACATTGATCGGTCTTGATGGAGGAACGCTCTCATCTGAAGGGAAATACAGGGCGATCATTCATCCGGAATATGTGCAGGACCCCATTATCAAACCATCAGCCAGTCAATCAGAAAAGCCGCTGAACGTGGTATAG
- a CDS encoding YlmC/YmxH family sporulation protein: MKISDFQTKDVINIVDGKRLGQISDLELDLRQGRIESIVVPSYSRFMGLFGGGADLIIPWRNIVKIGSDVVLVKMDEVKEAKPEDAYNERTERREGERKGF, encoded by the coding sequence ATGAAAATTTCGGATTTTCAAACCAAGGATGTCATTAATATTGTGGATGGAAAAAGACTGGGCCAAATTAGTGATCTGGAGCTGGACCTGCGGCAGGGACGCATTGAGTCCATCGTTGTACCCAGCTATAGCCGATTCATGGGGCTGTTCGGTGGAGGGGCAGATCTGATTATTCCTTGGCGAAATATTGTTAAGATCGGTTCGGACGTCGTGCTTGTGAAGATGGATGAAGTGAAGGAAGCGAAGCCTGAGGATGCCTATAATGAACGTACAGAGCGGCGCGAAGGGGAACGAAAGGGATTCTAG